The following proteins are co-located in the Acinetobacter shaoyimingii genome:
- a CDS encoding dTDP-glucose 4,6-dehydratase translates to MKILVTGGAGFIGSAFIRYLLEHTQYQILNVDKFTYAANIQLNHSFKKNNRYQFCRVDICNFNDLNSAFNFFEPDLVVNFAAESHVDRSIAGPQAFIETNIIGTFNLLEVSRCYWGNLPRHKQSKFRFLHISTDEVYGDASEVDQPFTEQSVYRPSSPYAAIIDTSKIRYGLSKCFNDLC, encoded by the coding sequence ATGAAAATTCTGGTCACTGGTGGAGCAGGTTTTATTGGATCTGCATTTATTCGCTATCTACTTGAGCATACTCAATATCAAATTTTGAATGTTGATAAATTCACTTATGCTGCAAATATTCAGCTTAATCATTCATTTAAAAAAAACAATAGATATCAGTTCTGTAGAGTTGATATATGCAATTTCAATGACTTAAATTCAGCATTTAACTTCTTTGAACCAGATTTAGTGGTGAACTTTGCGGCCGAGTCACATGTAGATCGTTCTATTGCTGGACCGCAAGCGTTTATAGAAACCAATATTATTGGCACGTTTAATTTACTCGAAGTAAGTCGATGTTACTGGGGAAATTTACCACGTCATAAGCAGTCAAAATTTCGATTTCTACATATTTCAACAGATGAGGTTTATGGTGATGCTTCCGAAGTTGATCAGCCTTTTACCGAACAATCTGTTTATAGACCCAGCTCACCTTATGCAGCAATTATCGACACATCAAAAATTCGATATGGACTATCTAAATGCTTTAATGACTTATGTTGA
- a CDS encoding glycosyltransferase family 2 protein translates to MQLSILIVNENTENLIENFLLELKQQSLALNTYEIIIANRYNNQSLKDSINSNLTLNGLNIKVLEVEHDLGFGAAINHAAQHVLGDTLLIINPAVHIPQRDYLVQLLKHAENIDHYGLMSTRVIDRYNQDISTHLLYEFNHDLGFENQINWFSRDLLLIKKTVFEQISGFDPDFYQYHEDQDLSLRIKLLQLPLIKLNDLEVRLNDSKPKPCLSYSFYQTWFKSKILFAYKHFTSYDYVRLLYQLELKSTKRSKIYSILCLTGITTFQHKKVKWTAIRDSIHKTINESAQWLYLKK, encoded by the coding sequence ATGCAACTCTCAATTCTTATTGTAAATGAAAATACTGAGAATCTTATTGAGAATTTTTTGCTTGAACTAAAGCAACAATCACTAGCCCTAAATACATATGAAATCATTATTGCAAATAGATACAATAATCAAAGTCTTAAAGACTCGATAAATTCAAATCTAACTTTGAATGGACTGAATATAAAAGTATTAGAAGTGGAACACGATTTAGGTTTTGGTGCAGCTATAAATCATGCAGCACAACATGTGCTTGGCGATACATTGTTAATCATCAATCCAGCAGTACACATTCCACAGCGTGATTACTTAGTCCAATTACTGAAGCATGCTGAAAATATTGATCATTACGGATTAATGAGTACTCGTGTCATAGATCGTTATAACCAAGATATCTCGACACATCTGCTCTATGAATTTAATCATGATCTGGGTTTTGAAAATCAAATCAATTGGTTTTCACGAGATTTATTGTTGATCAAAAAAACGGTATTTGAACAAATTTCAGGTTTTGATCCTGACTTTTATCAATATCATGAAGATCAAGATTTGTCGCTTCGGATTAAATTACTTCAATTACCCTTGATCAAGTTGAATGATCTTGAAGTTCGATTAAATGATTCCAAACCCAAACCATGCTTAAGCTATTCATTTTATCAAACTTGGTTTAAATCAAAAATTCTATTTGCTTATAAGCATTTTACGTCGTATGACTATGTTCGACTACTTTACCAATTAGAATTAAAATCCACTAAAAGATCTAAAATTTATTCGATTCTGTGTTTGACTGGTATCACAACATTTCAACATAAAAAAGTGAAATGGACTGCTATCCGAGATAGTATTCATAAAACCATCAATGAATCAGCGCAATGGCTTTATTTGAAAAAATAA
- a CDS encoding glycosyltransferase family 25 protein — protein MKVVTYLINLEGSAERFSRSKAQLDQVGWSFERFSAYDGRGKSLSDFEDYDDELTQQLLGRRLLNSELGCYLSHVGCVEKFLTTDADYLVVLEDDMKISNDFSTKLNRLLEYLHEHPSLDWYLINIASKKKKLSRDITQFDNFTLWHAFYFPIRGLGLVWSRKGAEEFVKRCRPMTQPVDIFFQSWLSQNGKGLGVWPALVEPDGLDSDILGTVATDKISRKQKENRSRSFEFKKQKRMWRDRMYAVKHLLSNSST, from the coding sequence ATGAAAGTTGTAACGTATTTAATAAATTTAGAGGGTAGTGCTGAAAGATTTTCAAGATCTAAGGCACAGCTAGATCAAGTGGGGTGGTCCTTTGAGCGTTTTTCTGCATATGATGGTCGTGGCAAATCGCTTTCAGATTTTGAGGATTATGATGATGAACTCACTCAACAGCTTTTAGGGCGTAGGTTACTGAATTCAGAATTAGGGTGTTATTTAAGCCACGTAGGTTGCGTTGAAAAATTCTTAACGACCGATGCGGATTATTTGGTTGTTTTAGAAGATGATATGAAAATTTCAAATGATTTTTCTACAAAATTAAATCGACTACTGGAATATCTACATGAGCATCCATCTCTAGATTGGTATTTAATTAATATTGCATCGAAAAAGAAAAAATTATCACGCGATATAACTCAATTTGATAATTTTACACTATGGCACGCCTTTTATTTTCCTATCCGTGGATTGGGATTGGTGTGGTCTAGAAAGGGGGCTGAAGAGTTTGTCAAACGATGCAGACCTATGACTCAACCTGTTGATATTTTCTTCCAGTCTTGGTTAAGCCAAAATGGAAAAGGCTTAGGGGTATGGCCGGCATTGGTTGAGCCTGATGGTCTCGATAGTGATATTTTAGGTACTGTCGCTACTGACAAAATATCAAGAAAACAAAAGGAAAATCGAAGTCGTTCATTTGAGTTTAAAAAGCAAAAAAGAATGTGGCGTGATCGTATGTATGCCGTGAAGCATTTGCTTTCAAATTCATCAACCTAA